In Paramisgurnus dabryanus chromosome 7, PD_genome_1.1, whole genome shotgun sequence, the following are encoded in one genomic region:
- the LOC135734400 gene encoding uncharacterized protein, with translation MTDNAGPAAPPRATSIIMGSPWIQKYGGAESEVRLTEWKAQLEYLADLQGLSAAQRLQFVLNSLEGEARREVQAAPEAIRATAQTVFQFLTEQYGDHTPVAVLRSQFFNCKQGPRQPIRAFALRLREQFTRLQARRDHGLGDGETLLRDQFLLGMKEGPVRQSLRVQFRRDSGLTFEDLKKEALALEGDEVEVSETPVCAAVSGNTAAPPEHADWKQALRVELLKDVREQMSELSKTLLGELRQGRAREEPRPAPRERVYSERGREPPGRPNRFNRPRFEWDDQGRPICNRCGEPGHYSRQCGPRRTSEGGF, from the coding sequence atgactgacaacgcggggcctgcagccccaccccgtgccacATCTATCATCATGGGAAGCCCATGGATCCAGAAATATGGAGGAGCAGAGTCGGAGGTACGACTGACCGAATGGAAGGCCCAATTAGAGTACTTGGCCGACTTACAGGGCCTTAGCGCCGCTCAGCGgctccagtttgtgttgaactccctagagggagaagcaCGGCGAGAGGTACAAGCCGCCCCCGAAGCAATCCGAGCCACCGCCCAGACTGTGTTCCAGTTCCTTACTGAGCAATATGGCGACCAtacccccgtagctgtcctccgttcacaattctttaattgtaagcaaggcccccgacaacctattagagcttttgccctcagGCTGCGGGAGCAGTTCACTCGCCTGCAGGCCCGACGAGACCATGGGCTAGGAGACGGAGAGACCTTGTTACGCGACCAGttcctcctggggatgaaagagggccccgtgagacaaagtctgagggtccagtttcgaCGGGACTCCGGGCTCACCTTTGAGGACCTAAAGAAGGAGGCGCTGGCCTTGGAAGGTGATGAGGTCGAAGTAAGTGAAACCCCTGTATGTGCAGCCGTAAGTGGGAACACCGCAGCACCACCTGAACACGCAGATTGGAAGCAAGCCCTGAGAGTAGAATTGTTGAAAGATGTCCGAGAGCAGATGTCGGAGCTATCTAAGACTCTTCTGGGAGAACTTCGCCAAGGTAGGGCGCGAGAGGAACcgaggccggcaccccgagagcgagtcTACTCTGAGAGGGGCCGAGAGCCACCGGGGCGCCCGAACCGTTTTAACCGGCCCCGCTTTGAGTGGGATGACCAAGGGCGGCCAATCTGCAATCGTTGTGGAGAACCAGGGCATTATAGccgtcagtgtgggcctcgcaggacatcggaagggggtttttag
- the LOC141282405 gene encoding uncharacterized protein has protein sequence MPRVPAHLRERALGMLQGGMRTADVARAINCHVRTVRRLRQRYRETGRTADHPRSGRPRVTTPAQDRYIRISHLRDRYRMATTTARVTPGTHNPSISAQTVRNRLREAGLRACRPVVRQVLTRHHQQQRRLWAQTHLRWTRQEWQKVLWSGIDLEVGGPSWSGAVYHITIGLSLLSLQAISMPFGTGKTSSSLMWYPSCMLIRT, from the exons ATGCCCAGGGTCCCTGCTCATCTGCGTGAACGTGCATTAGGCATGCTGCAGGGAGGCATGAGGACTGCTGATGTGGCTAGGGCAATAAATTGCCATGTCCGTACTGTGAGACGTCTAAGACAGCGCTACAGGGAGACAGGGAGGACAGCTGATCATCCTCGCAGTGGAAGACCACGTGTAACAACACCTGCACAGGATCGGTACATCAGAATATCACACCTGCGTGACAGGTACAGGATGGCCACAACAACTGCCCGAGTCACACCAGGAACACACAATCCCTCCATCAGTGCTCAGACTGTCCGCAATAGGCTGAGAGAGGCTGGACTGAGGGCTTGTAGGCCTGTTGTAAGGCAGGTCCTTACCAGACATCACCAGCAACAACGCCGCCTATGGGCACAAACCCACCTTCGCTGGACCAGACAGGAGTGGCAAAAAGTGCT CTGGAGCGGGATCGATTTGGAGGTGGGGGGTCCGTCATGGTCTGGGGCGGTATATCACATCACCATCGGACTGAGCTTGTTGTCATTGCAGGCAATCTCAATGCCTTTCGGTACAGGGAAGACATCCTCCTCCCTCATGTGGTACCCTTCATGCATGCTCATCCGGACATGA